The following are encoded in a window of Streptomyces griseiscabiei genomic DNA:
- the iolD gene encoding 3D-(3,5/4)-trihydroxycyclohexane-1,2-dione acylhydrolase (decyclizing), with protein MPQSPTRRLTVAQALVRFLSAQYTERDGVRHRLIAGTWGIFGHGNVAGLGQALLEAGEEAMPFHQGRNEQSMVHAAVGYARQLNRLSAQAVTTSIGPGATNLVTGAALATINRLPVLLLPGDYFATRTADPLLQQLEHPTEADVSVNDTLRPVSRHFDRVTRPEALVPAALNAMRVLADPADTGAVTLALPQDVQAEAYDWPEEFFADRVWNVRRPLPDPVELAEAVRAVRAARRPLLVAGGGVHHSEAEGALKALADATGIPVASTQAGKGSLRHDHPADLGGIGHTGTAVCDDLARGADLIIGVGTRYTDFTTASNTLFQNPDVRFVNLNIAAFDAHKLAARTVVCDARAGLEALTDALAGHRVGEEYEAEYRAGKERWERVVEAAYTAADEHAVPTQTQVLGALDAVVGDEDVVINAAGSLPGDLHKLWRARSPRQYHLEYGYSCMGYEIPAGIGVQQAAPGTAVWSLVGDGTYLMMPTEIVTAVQEGLPVNLVLVQNHGYASIGGLSESVGGERFGTAYRYRAADGTFSGAPLPVDLAANAASLGMDVLRAKTVKELREALATARASDRPTCVYVETDPAPTAPPAQAWWDVPVAETAARPAAVEARVTYDREVAGRRRHL; from the coding sequence ATGCCCCAGTCCCCCACCCGCCGTCTGACCGTCGCCCAGGCGCTGGTGCGGTTCCTGTCCGCGCAGTACACCGAACGGGACGGGGTGCGCCACCGGCTGATCGCCGGGACCTGGGGCATCTTCGGGCACGGCAATGTCGCGGGGCTGGGCCAGGCGCTCCTTGAGGCCGGGGAGGAGGCGATGCCGTTCCACCAGGGCCGCAACGAGCAGTCCATGGTGCACGCCGCCGTCGGCTACGCCCGCCAGCTGAACCGGCTCTCCGCACAGGCGGTCACCACCTCCATCGGCCCCGGCGCCACCAACCTGGTCACCGGCGCCGCCCTCGCCACCATCAACCGTCTGCCCGTACTCCTGCTCCCCGGCGACTACTTCGCGACCCGTACCGCCGACCCGCTGCTCCAGCAGCTGGAGCACCCCACCGAGGCCGACGTCTCGGTCAACGACACCCTGCGCCCGGTCTCCCGCCACTTCGACCGGGTCACCCGCCCCGAGGCGCTGGTCCCGGCCGCCCTGAACGCCATGCGGGTCCTCGCCGACCCGGCCGACACCGGCGCCGTCACCCTCGCCCTGCCGCAGGACGTCCAGGCGGAGGCGTACGACTGGCCGGAGGAGTTCTTCGCCGACCGGGTGTGGAACGTCCGCCGTCCCCTCCCCGACCCGGTCGAGCTGGCCGAAGCCGTACGAGCCGTCCGTGCCGCCCGCCGCCCCCTGCTCGTCGCGGGCGGCGGTGTCCACCACAGCGAGGCCGAGGGCGCGTTGAAGGCGCTGGCCGACGCGACGGGCATCCCGGTCGCGTCCACCCAGGCAGGCAAGGGGTCCCTGCGCCACGACCACCCGGCCGACCTCGGCGGCATCGGCCACACCGGCACCGCGGTCTGCGACGACCTCGCCCGCGGCGCCGATCTGATCATCGGCGTGGGCACCCGCTACACCGACTTCACCACCGCCTCGAACACCCTCTTCCAGAACCCGGACGTCCGCTTCGTCAACCTCAACATCGCCGCCTTCGACGCCCACAAGCTGGCCGCCCGCACGGTGGTCTGCGACGCGCGGGCCGGACTCGAAGCGCTCACGGACGCGCTGGCCGGTCACCGGGTGGGCGAGGAGTACGAGGCGGAGTACCGGGCGGGCAAGGAGCGCTGGGAGCGGGTCGTCGAGGCCGCCTACACCGCCGCCGACGAGCACGCCGTACCCACCCAGACGCAGGTGCTCGGCGCCCTGGACGCGGTCGTCGGCGACGAGGACGTGGTGATCAACGCGGCCGGTTCGCTCCCCGGCGACCTGCACAAGCTGTGGCGGGCCCGGAGCCCCCGCCAGTACCACCTGGAGTACGGCTACTCCTGCATGGGCTACGAGATCCCCGCCGGGATCGGTGTCCAGCAGGCGGCGCCCGGCACGGCCGTCTGGTCGCTGGTCGGGGACGGCACGTATCTGATGATGCCGACGGAGATCGTGACGGCCGTCCAGGAGGGCCTGCCCGTCAATCTGGTCCTCGTCCAGAACCACGGCTACGCCTCCATCGGCGGCCTCTCCGAGTCCGTCGGCGGCGAACGCTTCGGCACCGCCTACCGCTACCGCGCCGCCGACGGCACCTTCTCCGGCGCCCCGCTCCCGGTGGACCTCGCCGCCAACGCGGCCAGCCTCGGGATGGACGTCCTGCGCGCCAAGACCGTGAAGGAGCTGCGGGAGGCGCTGGCGACGGCCCGCGCCTCGGACCGGCCGACCTGTGTCTACGTCGAGACGGACCCGGCGCCCACCGCTCCCCCGGCCCAGGCCTGGTGGGACGTCCCGGTCGCCGAGACCGCCGCCCGCCCGGCCGCCGTCGAGGCGCGCGTGACGTACGACCGCGAGGTGGCCGGCCGGCGCCGCCACCTCTGA
- a CDS encoding sugar ABC transporter substrate-binding protein, producing the protein MDRTFHRSRRVAPFFAMAAASALLIAGCSSDSGGKDAEEGGSNASAGKADTPRMTVAMVTHAGQGDTFWDIVRKGAQTAADKDNVKLVYSNDPNAANQANLVQNAIDQKVDGIAVTLAKPDAMKDVIAKAEKAGIPVVGLNSGMEVWQEQGLLSFFGQDEQVSGEAFGKKLNETGAKHAVCVIHEQGNVSLEARCAGVKKTFKGETENLYVNGTDMPSVKSTVTAKLKQDTSIDEVVTLGAPIALTSVQSVDDANSKAKVATFDLNKELTDAIKAGDIEFAVDQQPYLQGYLAVDSLWLYKNNGNYSGGGEAPVLTGPAFVDKDNVDQIAKFAAKGTR; encoded by the coding sequence ATGGACCGCACGTTTCACCGCTCCCGCAGAGTGGCTCCCTTCTTCGCCATGGCCGCCGCGTCCGCGCTGCTGATAGCCGGCTGCTCCAGCGACTCCGGCGGCAAGGACGCAGAGGAGGGCGGGTCGAACGCCTCCGCGGGCAAGGCCGACACTCCTCGGATGACGGTCGCGATGGTGACCCACGCCGGCCAGGGCGACACCTTCTGGGACATCGTCCGCAAGGGCGCGCAGACGGCCGCCGACAAGGACAACGTCAAGCTCGTCTACTCCAACGACCCGAACGCGGCCAACCAGGCCAACCTCGTGCAGAACGCGATCGACCAGAAGGTCGACGGCATCGCGGTCACGCTCGCCAAGCCGGACGCGATGAAGGACGTCATCGCCAAGGCGGAGAAGGCCGGCATCCCCGTCGTGGGCCTCAACTCCGGTATGGAGGTGTGGCAGGAGCAGGGGCTGCTCTCCTTCTTCGGCCAGGACGAGCAGGTCTCGGGCGAGGCCTTCGGCAAGAAGCTCAACGAGACGGGCGCCAAGCACGCGGTCTGTGTCATCCACGAGCAGGGCAACGTCTCGCTGGAGGCGCGCTGCGCCGGCGTGAAGAAGACGTTCAAGGGCGAGACCGAGAACCTCTACGTCAACGGCACGGACATGCCGTCGGTGAAGTCGACCGTCACGGCCAAGCTCAAGCAGGACACCTCCATCGACGAGGTCGTCACCCTCGGCGCCCCGATCGCCCTGACCTCCGTGCAGTCCGTGGACGACGCGAACAGCAAGGCGAAGGTGGCGACGTTCGACCTGAACAAGGAACTGACGGACGCGATCAAGGCCGGTGACATCGAGTTCGCGGTGGACCAGCAGCCCTACCTGCAGGGTTACCTGGCGGTGGACTCGCTGTGGCTGTACAAGAACAACGGCAACTACAGCGGTGGTGGCGAGGCTCCGGTTCTGACGGGTCCGGCGTTCGTGGACAAGGACAACGTGGACCAGATCGCCAAGTTCGCCGCGAAGGGCACCCGGTGA
- a CDS encoding ABC transporter permease, which produces MTHATAPAAGSSSSPAPPAAQKDGRTAQRSLGRRLLARPEVGALIAAIGVYLFFFAVAPSFREASSLATVLYQASVMGIMALPVALLMIGGEFDLSAGVAVTTSALTAAILSFQLTVNVWTGVLVALVVSLAVGAFNGWLLIRTGLPSFLVTLGSFLILQGSNLAVTKIFTGNVASDSIADMDGFDQAKTVFASEISIGGVDFKITIFYWLVFAAIATWLLLRTKFGNWIFAVGGNKDSARAVGVPVNFTKVALFMGVGAGAWFVGMHLLFSFNTVQSNEGVGNEFLYIIAAVIGGCLLTGGYGSAIGPVIGAFIFGMVNQGIVYANWNPDWFKAFLGVMLLIAALVNLWVRAQATRR; this is translated from the coding sequence ATGACCCATGCAACGGCACCGGCGGCGGGGTCCTCCTCGTCGCCGGCTCCGCCGGCCGCCCAGAAGGACGGCCGGACCGCGCAGCGCTCCCTGGGCCGCCGGCTGCTGGCCCGTCCCGAGGTCGGCGCGCTGATCGCCGCGATCGGTGTCTACCTCTTCTTCTTCGCCGTAGCCCCCTCCTTCCGTGAGGCGTCCTCGCTGGCGACGGTGCTCTACCAGGCGTCGGTGATGGGCATCATGGCGCTGCCGGTGGCCCTGCTGATGATCGGCGGGGAGTTCGACCTGTCCGCCGGTGTCGCGGTCACCACCTCCGCGCTGACCGCGGCGATCCTCAGCTTCCAGCTGACGGTGAACGTGTGGACCGGCGTCCTCGTCGCCCTGGTCGTCTCCCTCGCGGTCGGGGCGTTCAACGGCTGGCTGCTGATCCGGACCGGGCTGCCGTCCTTCCTGGTCACCCTCGGCTCGTTCCTGATCCTGCAGGGCTCCAACCTCGCCGTGACGAAGATCTTCACGGGGAACGTGGCGTCGGACTCGATCGCCGACATGGACGGCTTCGACCAGGCCAAGACCGTCTTCGCCTCCGAGATCTCCATCGGCGGCGTCGACTTCAAGATCACGATCTTCTACTGGCTGGTCTTCGCCGCGATCGCGACCTGGCTGCTGCTGCGCACCAAGTTCGGGAACTGGATCTTCGCCGTCGGCGGCAACAAGGACTCCGCGCGTGCGGTGGGTGTGCCGGTGAACTTCACCAAGGTCGCCCTGTTCATGGGCGTCGGCGCAGGTGCCTGGTTCGTCGGCATGCACCTGCTGTTCTCCTTCAACACCGTGCAGTCCAACGAGGGCGTCGGCAACGAGTTCCTGTACATCATCGCCGCGGTCATCGGCGGCTGCCTGCTCACCGGCGGCTACGGCTCCGCGATCGGCCCCGTCATCGGCGCCTTCATCTTCGGCATGGTCAACCAGGGCATCGTCTACGCCAACTGGAACCCCGACTGGTTCAAGGCCTTCCTCGGCGTGATGCTCCTGATCGCCGCCCTCGTCAACCTGTGGGTCCGCGCCCAGGCCACCCGGAGGTGA
- a CDS encoding ATP-binding cassette domain-containing protein produces MTDNQPTAATDSPENDTPVVELRNTGKAYGNVRALHGVDLTVRPGRVTCVLGDNGAGKSTLIKIISGLHQHTEGDVLIDGEPVRFTSPREALDAGIATVYQDLATVPLMPVWRNFFLGSEMTKGPWPVRRLDIEKMKQTADRELRNMGIVLDDLDQPIGTLSGGQRQCVAIARAVYFGARVLILDEPTAALGVKQSGVVLKYIAAARDKGLGVIFITHNPHHAYMVGDHFSVLRLGTLELSAARDQVTLEELTNHMAGGTELAALKHELAQVRGVDVDELPEEKDLTAPGASSKDGPA; encoded by the coding sequence ATGACCGACAACCAGCCCACTGCCGCCACCGACAGTCCTGAGAACGACACCCCTGTCGTCGAGTTGAGGAACACGGGCAAGGCGTACGGCAACGTCCGTGCCCTGCACGGCGTCGACCTCACCGTCCGCCCCGGCCGTGTCACCTGCGTCCTGGGCGACAACGGCGCCGGCAAGTCCACCCTGATCAAAATCATCTCCGGCCTGCACCAGCACACCGAGGGCGACGTCCTCATCGACGGCGAACCCGTGCGCTTCACCTCACCCCGTGAGGCACTGGACGCCGGGATCGCCACCGTCTACCAGGACCTCGCCACCGTCCCGCTGATGCCGGTCTGGCGGAACTTCTTCCTCGGCTCCGAGATGACCAAGGGCCCCTGGCCCGTGCGCCGCCTCGACATCGAGAAGATGAAGCAGACCGCCGACCGCGAACTGCGGAACATGGGCATCGTCCTGGACGACCTCGACCAGCCCATCGGCACCCTCTCCGGCGGCCAGCGCCAGTGCGTCGCCATCGCCCGCGCCGTCTACTTCGGCGCCCGGGTACTGATCCTGGACGAGCCCACCGCCGCGCTGGGGGTCAAGCAGTCGGGTGTGGTGCTGAAGTACATCGCCGCCGCCCGCGACAAGGGTCTCGGCGTCATCTTCATCACCCACAACCCCCACCACGCCTACATGGTCGGCGACCACTTCAGCGTCCTGCGCCTGGGCACCCTCGAACTGAGCGCCGCCCGCGACCAGGTCACCCTCGAAGAACTCACCAACCACATGGCGGGCGGCACCGAACTCGCCGCCCTCAAACACGAACTCGCCCAAGTCCGTGGCGTCGACGTCGACGAACTCCCCGAAGAGAAGGACCTCACCGCACCAGGGGCCTCCTCCAAGGACGGGCCCGCGTAA
- a CDS encoding acyltransferase has translation MDHRQQPFPSRLDHCPWLFEKEATQEQRAAQEERQRSLDGESEVGARCYVAGSAAVHTDVLRLGDDSYIAAHAYVTGTLTTGTDCTLNPFTVVRGTVSLGTGVRVGAHTSLLGFNHSTAPGLPVFRQPQTSRGITVGDDVWIGSHVVVVDGVTIGDHCVIGAGAVVTKDVPAWTVAAGNPARRIRDRRETGGGEGARGTDAGTSAGAGADAGVGGRRCRDPLTRFADAARAQAADILARSWDGTHYVDRPGATPTVRAHCDAVEIADLLLSAAPGQLDATDHIERLASLQDRDTGLVPELGEPLPPMDADGFTGEGPALYHVLSVGYALDLLGASFRQPIAGVRDMTAGQLIARLEGLPWRDGAWSAGAWIDSWATAAHWNLRRPLGGTADAPAAVTPGTLEALFGWLLTRADPWTGMWGTPSPTTGRLQVVNGYYRLTRGSFAQFGLPVPHPERVVDAVLDHGRDPRHFGAGRENACDVLDVAHPLWLCARQSTGTGDDGYRAAEIRSWAEGQLGSALARWHDGRGFAFGPATTGPGPEPGLQGTEMWLAIVWLLADLLGRSDSLGYRPRGVHRPEPAHVSTGLPG, from the coding sequence ATGGATCACCGACAGCAGCCGTTCCCGAGCCGTCTCGACCACTGTCCCTGGCTGTTCGAGAAGGAGGCGACACAGGAACAGCGGGCCGCGCAGGAGGAACGGCAGCGGTCGCTCGACGGGGAGAGCGAGGTGGGCGCCCGGTGTTACGTGGCCGGGTCCGCGGCGGTCCACACCGATGTCCTCCGGCTCGGCGACGACTCGTACATCGCCGCCCACGCCTATGTCACCGGCACCCTGACCACCGGTACGGACTGCACCCTGAACCCCTTCACCGTCGTACGCGGCACCGTCTCGCTGGGCACGGGCGTACGCGTCGGCGCCCACACCTCCCTGCTCGGCTTCAACCACTCCACCGCCCCCGGCCTGCCCGTCTTCCGGCAGCCCCAGACCAGCCGGGGCATCACCGTCGGCGACGACGTCTGGATCGGCTCCCATGTGGTCGTCGTCGACGGCGTCACGATCGGCGACCACTGTGTGATCGGCGCGGGGGCGGTGGTGACGAAGGACGTTCCGGCGTGGACGGTGGCGGCGGGCAACCCGGCGCGCCGGATTCGGGACCGGCGGGAGACGGGGGGTGGGGAGGGGGCGCGAGGCACGGATGCGGGCACGTCAGCCGGGGCCGGTGCCGACGCCGGTGTCGGCGGCCGCCGTTGCCGTGACCCCCTGACCCGGTTCGCCGACGCCGCCCGTGCGCAGGCCGCCGACATCCTCGCCCGGTCCTGGGACGGCACCCACTACGTGGACCGCCCCGGGGCCACGCCCACGGTCCGGGCGCACTGTGACGCCGTGGAGATCGCCGACCTGCTGCTGTCGGCCGCCCCCGGCCAACTGGACGCGACGGACCACATCGAGCGCCTGGCCTCCCTCCAGGACCGGGACACCGGTCTGGTGCCCGAACTCGGCGAGCCGCTGCCGCCGATGGACGCCGACGGCTTCACCGGCGAGGGTCCCGCCCTCTACCACGTCCTGTCGGTGGGCTACGCGCTGGACCTGCTGGGCGCGTCGTTCCGGCAACCGATCGCCGGAGTACGGGACATGACGGCCGGTCAACTCATCGCCCGGCTGGAGGGGTTGCCCTGGCGGGACGGCGCGTGGAGCGCGGGCGCCTGGATCGACTCCTGGGCCACCGCCGCCCATTGGAACCTCCGGCGCCCTCTCGGCGGAACCGCCGACGCCCCCGCCGCCGTCACCCCGGGCACCCTCGAAGCCCTCTTCGGCTGGCTCCTGACCCGGGCCGACCCGTGGACCGGCATGTGGGGCACGCCCTCACCCACCACCGGGCGCCTCCAGGTGGTGAACGGCTACTACCGGCTCACCCGGGGCTCCTTCGCCCAGTTCGGGCTGCCCGTCCCGCACCCGGAGCGGGTGGTGGACGCGGTCCTGGACCACGGTCGCGACCCCCGTCACTTCGGCGCGGGCCGCGAGAACGCCTGCGACGTCCTGGATGTGGCCCACCCGCTGTGGCTCTGCGCACGGCAGTCGACCGGCACGGGGGACGACGGCTACCGGGCCGCCGAGATCCGGTCCTGGGCCGAGGGACAGCTCGGCTCCGCCCTGGCGCGCTGGCACGACGGCCGGGGCTTCGCCTTCGGCCCGGCCACCACCGGTCCGGGCCCGGAACCCGGCCTCCAGGGAACGGAGATGTGGCTCGCCATCGTCTGGCTCCTGGCGGACCTGCTGGGACGGTCCGACAGCCTCGGGTACCGCCCGCGCGGGGTGCATCGCCCCGAACCGGCCCACGTGTCCACGGGACTGCCGGGATGA
- a CDS encoding serine/threonine-protein kinase — protein sequence MVSDVGRLVAGRYRLTEQIGRGGMGTVWRAGDEVLDRQVAVKRLHIQPHLSPDDLVRLYERTRREARSAARIAHPNVIVVHDVVDDHVDGPVDSRLDGVPGGVGTAPGDGRPCIVMEYVPAPTLADVLTDGRTLPPEEAARIGLGMIAALRAAHAAGVLHRDVKPGNVLLGAEGRVVLTDFGIAMTADASTLTRTGEMVGSIHYMAPERIRGRTPGPASDLWALGATLYQAVEGRPPFRRLTAMEAAYAIAVDPLEPLKRGGTLEPLVEALLAKDPADRPTAEETERALRAVVSGQQTIALPRPATGNGGNGGNGGNGGSYDHDGETGGRHTGQVTLTGTGTGTGTGTRIGPSGGGSGPESGPPSPRPRKRRRILVPVAVTVTVAALTVGAALYVTGNPEGNTGTPGSATASPAFSPSPVPDGFHLVTDKALGIAFPVPDGWTAAKRTAESVTYTDETKLAELTIGVVDPAGSHPMAHFEDIETNTKVNYPSYRRLRMQQTTFRGQPAAIWEFTFQGRARAFRAIDLGYGREGEREYDIYLSAPDLDWDTYRPVFDKVRDGFVTGLS from the coding sequence GTGGTGTCGGACGTAGGGCGGCTCGTCGCCGGGCGTTACCGGCTCACGGAGCAGATAGGCCGTGGCGGCATGGGCACGGTGTGGCGGGCCGGGGACGAGGTCCTCGACCGCCAAGTCGCGGTGAAGCGGCTGCACATACAGCCGCATCTGTCACCCGACGACCTGGTCAGACTGTACGAGCGCACGCGCCGCGAGGCCCGCAGCGCGGCGCGGATCGCGCACCCGAACGTCATCGTCGTCCACGACGTCGTGGACGACCACGTGGACGGCCCGGTGGACAGCCGGCTGGACGGCGTCCCGGGCGGCGTCGGTACCGCCCCCGGTGACGGCCGCCCCTGCATCGTCATGGAGTACGTCCCGGCGCCCACGCTCGCCGACGTCCTCACGGACGGCCGGACCCTCCCGCCGGAGGAGGCGGCCCGGATCGGTCTGGGCATGATCGCCGCGCTGCGCGCCGCGCACGCCGCCGGCGTCCTGCACCGCGACGTCAAGCCCGGCAACGTCCTGCTCGGCGCCGAGGGCCGGGTGGTGCTCACCGACTTCGGTATCGCGATGACCGCGGACGCCTCGACGCTCACCAGGACCGGGGAGATGGTCGGCTCCATCCACTACATGGCCCCCGAGCGGATCCGCGGCAGGACGCCGGGCCCCGCCTCGGACCTGTGGGCGCTGGGCGCGACCCTCTACCAGGCGGTCGAGGGCCGCCCGCCGTTCCGCCGCCTCACCGCGATGGAGGCCGCGTACGCCATCGCCGTGGACCCCTTGGAGCCGCTGAAGCGGGGCGGCACCCTGGAACCCCTCGTCGAGGCCCTCCTCGCCAAGGACCCCGCCGACCGCCCCACCGCCGAGGAGACGGAACGCGCGCTCCGCGCCGTGGTCTCCGGCCAGCAGACGATCGCCCTGCCGCGCCCCGCGACAGGGAACGGCGGGAACGGCGGCAACGGCGGCAACGGCGGCTCGTACGACCATGACGGGGAGACAGGCGGTCGGCACACCGGCCAAGTCACCCTCACGGGCACAGGAACGGGCACCGGAACCGGAACAAGGATCGGGCCGAGCGGCGGCGGCAGCGGACCGGAGAGCGGTCCGCCGTCCCCCCGGCCCCGGAAAAGGCGCCGCATCCTCGTGCCCGTGGCCGTCACGGTGACCGTGGCCGCCCTGACCGTCGGGGCCGCGCTGTATGTGACGGGCAACCCCGAGGGCAACACCGGTACACCGGGCAGTGCCACGGCGAGCCCGGCCTTCTCCCCCTCCCCCGTCCCCGACGGCTTCCACCTGGTCACGGACAAGGCCCTCGGCATCGCCTTCCCCGTCCCGGACGGCTGGACGGCGGCCAAGCGGACGGCCGAGTCGGTCACCTACACCGACGAGACGAAGCTGGCCGAACTCACCATCGGCGTCGTGGACCCCGCCGGCTCGCACCCCATGGCCCACTTCGAGGACATCGAGACCAACACCAAGGTCAACTACCCGTCGTACCGGCGGCTGCGGATGCAGCAGACCACGTTCCGGGGGCAGCCGGCGGCCATCTGGGAGTTCACCTTCCAGGGCCGGGCCCGCGCCTTCCGCGCCATCGACCTCGGCTACGGCCGCGAGGGCGAACGGGAGTACGACATCTACCTCTCGGCCCCGGACCTCGACTGGGACACCTACCGCCCCGTCTTCGACAAGGTCAGGGACGGCTTCGTCACCGGCCTCTCCTGA
- a CDS encoding SpoIIE family protein phosphatase — MDSTADGLVSQVARELVPRADELIAEVEQCLRREMPDLWKHPDAMASDNVAQHVIAVLSALQYGVDPRGIEVPNAELERVRRVARHGIPVSAVLRAFRLGQGIILDRLLEEMSRRTDDAALISEAARSLIATATGYVDRTSEQGVVAYQEERDRRLRWRLSMVNEASVRIGTTLDVVRTSQELADFASEHFADLVTVDLLDSALGAHDAPPDDPPASPVLHRIAQRSATHPDPAPGRRRPHTFPPGSPPSRALATGQPTRHRLDGARRGPREAPEPSDASDASAGACTGERADASGGCAVVGGGGEVNGARPVHSTLVVPLRARGATLGVAQFCRDRNPDAFDDEDLLLAQEIAARAAVAVDNARRYTHARATALTLQRSLLPRRTPRQSAVDVAFRYLPADAHGGVGGDWYDVIPLSGARVALVVGDVVGHGIHAAATMGRLRTAVRTLADIDLPPDELLTHLDDVVIRLAAEVDEDGDDSETEAPGGTGAGAAGGAQSTGAGGAAGGDLGATCLYAVYDPVSRRCTLARAGHVLPAVVRGDGAVEILDLPPGPPLGLGGLPFEAAEIELPEGSLLALYTDGLIEARDHDIGAGLDRLRDALARPAASLEATCDAVLEALLPAKPPDDVALLLARTHALGAGQVATWDLAAEPAAVAQARAHVTRQLADWGLEELEFTAELVVSELVTNAIRYGRPPVKLRLIHDRTLLCEVCDAGGTTPHLRRARVFDEGGRGLLLVAQLADHWGTRRSRRGKTVWAELNDSATPAFPALAAL; from the coding sequence GTGGACTCCACGGCTGACGGTCTCGTGTCCCAGGTCGCGCGGGAGCTCGTTCCCAGGGCGGACGAGCTGATCGCCGAGGTGGAGCAGTGCCTGCGCCGCGAGATGCCCGACCTGTGGAAACACCCCGACGCGATGGCCTCGGACAATGTCGCCCAGCACGTCATCGCCGTGCTCTCCGCCCTCCAGTACGGCGTCGACCCGCGCGGTATCGAGGTCCCGAACGCCGAGCTGGAGCGGGTCCGCCGGGTCGCCCGGCACGGCATCCCCGTCAGCGCGGTGCTGCGCGCCTTCCGGCTGGGCCAGGGCATCATCCTCGACCGGCTGCTGGAAGAGATGTCCCGGCGTACCGACGACGCGGCCCTGATCAGCGAGGCCGCGCGCAGTCTGATCGCCACGGCGACCGGGTACGTGGACCGGACCTCGGAGCAGGGGGTCGTGGCCTACCAGGAGGAACGGGACCGGCGGCTGCGCTGGCGGCTGTCCATGGTGAACGAGGCGAGCGTGCGCATCGGCACCACCCTGGACGTGGTCCGCACCAGCCAGGAGCTGGCCGACTTCGCCAGCGAGCACTTCGCCGACCTCGTCACCGTCGATCTGCTCGACTCCGCGCTGGGCGCCCACGACGCCCCGCCGGACGACCCGCCCGCGTCGCCCGTGCTGCACCGGATCGCCCAGCGCTCGGCCACGCACCCCGACCCGGCGCCGGGCCGCCGCCGGCCCCACACCTTCCCGCCGGGCTCACCGCCGTCCCGCGCCCTCGCCACCGGCCAGCCGACCAGGCACCGCCTCGACGGCGCCCGCCGGGGGCCGCGCGAGGCCCCGGAGCCCTCGGACGCCTCGGACGCCTCGGCGGGCGCGTGTACCGGGGAGCGGGCCGACGCGAGCGGCGGGTGCGCCGTCGTGGGGGGCGGCGGTGAGGTGAACGGCGCCCGCCCGGTCCACTCCACGCTGGTCGTGCCGCTGCGGGCCCGGGGCGCCACGCTGGGCGTCGCGCAGTTCTGCCGGGACCGCAACCCCGACGCGTTCGACGACGAGGATCTGCTGCTCGCCCAGGAGATCGCGGCGCGGGCGGCGGTCGCCGTCGACAACGCCCGCCGCTACACCCACGCCCGCGCCACCGCCCTCACCCTGCAGCGCAGCCTGCTGCCCCGCCGCACCCCACGGCAGTCCGCCGTCGACGTCGCCTTCCGTTACCTTCCCGCCGACGCCCACGGCGGTGTGGGCGGTGACTGGTACGACGTCATCCCGCTCTCCGGGGCCCGGGTCGCCCTCGTCGTGGGCGACGTCGTGGGCCACGGCATCCACGCCGCCGCCACGATGGGCCGCCTCAGGACCGCCGTCCGTACCCTGGCCGACATCGACCTGCCCCCCGACGAGCTCCTCACACACCTGGACGACGTCGTCATCCGGCTGGCCGCCGAGGTGGACGAGGACGGCGACGACAGCGAGACCGAAGCGCCCGGGGGCACGGGTGCCGGAGCCGCTGGAGGCGCCCAGAGCACCGGAGCGGGCGGGGCCGCCGGCGGCGACCTCGGTGCCACCTGTCTCTACGCCGTGTACGACCCCGTGTCGCGTCGCTGCACCCTCGCCCGCGCGGGGCATGTGCTGCCCGCCGTGGTGAGGGGGGACGGGGCCGTCGAGATCCTGGACCTGCCCCCGGGGCCGCCGCTCGGGCTGGGCGGGCTGCCGTTCGAGGCGGCGGAGATCGAGCTGCCCGAGGGCAGTCTGCTCGCGCTCTACACCGACGGGCTGATCGAGGCCCGGGACCACGACATCGGCGCGGGCCTGGACCGGCTCCGCGACGCCCTCGCCCGGCCCGCCGCCTCGCTGGAGGCCACCTGCGACGCCGTACTGGAGGCGCTGCTGCCCGCCAAGCCGCCCGACGACGTCGCCCTGCTCCTGGCCCGGACCCATGCCCTCGGGGCGGGCCAGGTCGCCACCTGGGACCTGGCCGCCGAACCCGCCGCCGTCGCGCAGGCCAGGGCACATGTCACCCGGCAGCTGGCCGACTGGGGCCTTGAGGAACTGGAGTTCACCGCCGAACTGGTGGTCAGCGAACTCGTCACCAACGCCATCCGCTACGGCCGGCCCCCCGTCAAGCTGCGCCTCATCCACGACCGCACGCTGCTCTGCGAGGTGTGCGACGCGGGCGGCACCACCCCGCATCTGCGCCGGGCGCGGGTCTTCGACGAGGGCGGCCGGGGCCTGCTCCTCGTCGCCCAGCTCGCCGACCACTGGGGCACCCGCCGCTCCCGCCGGGGCAAGACGGTCTGGGCCGAGCTGAACGACTCCGCCACCCCCGCGTTCCCGGCCCTGGCGGCCCTCTGA